In the Malania oleifera isolate guangnan ecotype guangnan chromosome 1, ASM2987363v1, whole genome shotgun sequence genome, one interval contains:
- the LOC131149592 gene encoding F-box/FBD/LRR-repeat protein At4g26340-like, which produces MASPLNLKRQHSAAGEATDDRISRLPDSVLSHILSFVPTTDAVRTSVLSTRWKHLLASASNLHFDDSRVVSDYLNRRGKRFRLKCTAGQFLGYEMKPHLNTWISVALWHGVRELDLHISPLTKSNLLPCSLFTSATLRVLKLTMNGAELNVPASVRFSSLKILHLRSMVFVDDGSVKCLFSGCSVLEDLLIEFCNFSRMKVIDISIPTLQRLTINGRTSNYEYIIPQYEVVFDFPLLEYLNYVDFGVKRI; this is translated from the exons ATGGCTTCGCCCCTGAATTTGAAACGCCAACACTCTGCAGCGGGTGAAGCTACAGATGATAGGATCAGCCGTCTTCCAGACTCTGTTCTTTCTCACATTCTCTCTTTCGTCCCTACAACTGATGCAGTGAGAACCAGCGTCTTGTCCACCAGGTGGAAGCACCTCTTGGCTTCCGCCAGTAACCTCCACTTCGACGATTCCCGTGTCGTCTCTGACTACCTAAATCGTAGAGGGAAAAG ATTCCGTCTTAAATGTACTGCCGGCCAGTTTCTCGGGTACGAGATGAAACCTCATCTAAATACATGGATATCCGTTGCACTATGGCATGGTGTTCGAGAACTTGATCTTCATATTTCACCGCTAACAAAATCAAACCTCTTGCCTTGCAGTCTTTTTACCAGCGCAACACTGAGGGTTCTAAAATTGACCATGAATGGCGCTGAGCTTAATGTTCCTGCAAGTGTTCGTTTTTCAAGTCTGAAGATTCTTCATCTTCGGAGCATGGTGTTCGTCGATGATGGTTCGGTTAAGTGCTTATTTTCTGGCTGCTCTGTGCTTGAAGATCTGCTCATAGAATTCTGCAATTTTAGCAGAATGAAAGTCATTGATATTTCAATACCTACACTTCAAAGGCTGACCATTAATGGAAGAACATCCAATTACGAATATATAATACCTCAGTATGAAGTAGTGTTTGATTTTCCGCTCCTTGAGTACCTCAACTACGTTGATTTTGGAGTCAAAAGGATTTGA